The proteins below are encoded in one region of Methanomassiliicoccus luminyensis B10:
- a CDS encoding ammonium transporter translates to MVFDTGETTWMLVSTVLVLIMTLHIGFLYGGVLKKNDERRIGADIAQHGESACSWGDRT, encoded by the coding sequence ATGGTTTTCGATACCGGCGAAACGACATGGATGCTGGTCTCGACCGTCCTGGTCCTGATCATGACCCTCCATATCGGCTTCCTCTACGGAGGCGTGCTGAAGAAGAACGATGAGAGGCGCATCGGCGCTGACATCGCCCAGCACGGGGAGAGCGCCTGCTCTTGGGGAGATCGAACATGA
- a CDS encoding P-II family nitrogen regulator produces MKKIEAIIRPEMQNAVKSGLEAVGVVGLTIHEVQGRGAQKGLEFVNRAGKFRVDLLPKTLISIVVPDEEVDKVIDAIVQNARTGEPGDGKIFVMPAERAIRIRTGEEGDQAI; encoded by the coding sequence ATGAAGAAGATCGAGGCGATAATCAGGCCGGAGATGCAGAACGCAGTGAAATCGGGATTGGAGGCCGTAGGGGTGGTGGGACTGACCATCCATGAGGTCCAGGGACGAGGGGCGCAGAAAGGGCTGGAGTTCGTCAACCGCGCGGGCAAGTTCCGCGTGGACCTCCTGCCCAAGACCCTCATTTCCATAGTGGTCCCTGACGAGGAGGTGGATAAGGTCATTGACGCCATCGTTCAGAACGCCCGCACCGGGGAGCCGGGCGATGGGAAGATCTTCGTCATGCCAGCGGAGAGGGCCATACGGATCAGGACCGGCGAGGAGGGCGACCAGGCCATCTGA
- a CDS encoding iron chaperone, which translates to MRLKTIVLHRKNEVTYLGNTRPQLVQDDEQKTAKSTAKQAEGESAVLDVIAAMPGEYRAMGERPHAVIMASVPSLTPRLWYGMPAYAKDGKIVCFFRAGEKFKERYMTLGFNDVANLDEGVMWPVAFALKDLTPAEEARIADLVKKAVS; encoded by the coding sequence ATGCGTTTAAAAACGATCGTTCTACATCGGAAAAATGAGGTGACATACTTGGGGAACACACGACCGCAACTTGTGCAGGACGATGAGCAAAAAACTGCCAAGAGCACCGCCAAGCAAGCCGAGGGTGAAAGCGCCGTGCTGGACGTTATCGCCGCGATGCCAGGGGAATACCGTGCCATGGGCGAGCGGCCTCACGCCGTGATCATGGCCAGCGTCCCCTCCCTGACGCCTAGGCTCTGGTATGGGATGCCCGCATACGCCAAGGATGGCAAGATCGTCTGCTTCTTCCGCGCCGGAGAGAAGTTCAAGGAGAGGTACATGACGCTCGGCTTCAATGACGTGGCGAACCTTGATGAGGGAGTCATGTGGCCGGTCGCCTTCGCGCTGAAGGACTTGACCCCCGCCGAAGAGGCTAGGATTGCCGATCTGGTGAAGAAAGCGGTGAGCTGA
- a CDS encoding peptidylprolyl isomerase, whose protein sequence is MSNEDTNQAAKVVKGDIVRIDFDGWTEDSNEIFDTTNAETAKDNGVYNEKLQYVPIPILVGGGRVFPGLDEALEGAEVGKEYDIVVPAEKAAGQRDPKLVEMLPLREFLKQEIEPHVGMEVNIRNRVGIITAVTAGRVRVDFNRRLAGKNLKYHFKVLSKTEGDEEKVKSILEMDYGTTEGFGITVDGKDVSIVLPDVGKYDQKWMLAKYRVVADLREALGALNVRFIEEYVKSAPAEVAEEAAPEEIAEEELPQEKQ, encoded by the coding sequence ATGTCCAATGAAGATACCAACCAAGCCGCTAAGGTCGTCAAGGGAGACATTGTACGCATCGACTTCGACGGCTGGACCGAGGATTCGAACGAGATCTTCGACACCACCAACGCCGAGACCGCCAAGGACAACGGCGTCTACAACGAGAAGCTCCAGTACGTCCCCATCCCCATCTTGGTCGGGGGCGGCAGAGTGTTCCCCGGCCTGGATGAGGCCCTTGAGGGCGCTGAGGTCGGCAAGGAGTACGACATTGTGGTCCCGGCCGAGAAGGCAGCCGGGCAGAGAGACCCCAAGCTCGTGGAGATGCTCCCTCTCAGGGAGTTCCTGAAGCAGGAGATCGAGCCCCACGTCGGCATGGAGGTCAACATCAGGAACCGCGTCGGCATCATCACCGCCGTCACCGCCGGACGCGTCCGCGTCGACTTCAACAGGCGCCTCGCCGGCAAGAACCTGAAGTACCACTTCAAGGTGCTCTCCAAGACCGAGGGCGACGAGGAGAAGGTAAAGAGCATTCTGGAGATGGACTACGGCACCACCGAGGGCTTCGGCATCACCGTCGACGGCAAGGACGTCAGCATTGTCCTGCCCGATGTCGGCAAGTACGACCAGAAGTGGATGCTCGCGAAGTACCGCGTCGTGGCCGACCTCAGGGAGGCCCTGGGCGCCCTGAACGTCCGCTTCATCGAGGAGTACGTCAAGAGCGCTCCCGCCGAGGTCGCTGAAGAAGCTGCCCCGGAGGAGATCGCCGAGGAAGAACTCCCCCAGGAGAAGCAGTAA
- a CDS encoding helix-turn-helix transcriptional regulator — translation MKNRLEELRRRRGLKQEELADLLGVSRQTIGSLENGRYNPSIELAFKIARYFDLSIEEVFIYEGA, via the coding sequence ATGAAGAACCGGCTTGAAGAGCTTCGCAGGCGGCGAGGTCTGAAGCAGGAAGAACTCGCCGATCTTCTGGGAGTATCGAGACAGACCATCGGGTCCCTGGAGAACGGGCGGTACAACCCATCAATAGAGCTGGCGTTCAAGATCGCGAGGTACTTTGACCTGAGCATCGAGGAGGTCTTCATTTATGAGGGGGCGTGA
- a CDS encoding cupin domain-containing protein, whose amino-acid sequence MKHFRASSGEWVEGKGYRKKRLLGQGFLPKNVDLVQEVRFRRGEAVPPHYHKVQTEVFYVLGRGSFVVSGTRLSLEPGDIVVCEPGEVHETPAAEEDFGFLVLKVDYRDDDTVWL is encoded by the coding sequence ATGAAGCACTTCAGGGCGAGCTCGGGCGAGTGGGTGGAAGGGAAAGGGTACCGCAAGAAGAGGCTGCTGGGCCAGGGGTTCCTGCCGAAGAACGTCGACCTGGTCCAGGAGGTCCGCTTTCGGAGGGGAGAGGCGGTGCCGCCGCACTACCACAAAGTCCAGACCGAGGTATTCTATGTCCTTGGCAGAGGCTCCTTCGTCGTCAGCGGTACCCGCCTCTCCCTGGAGCCCGGGGACATTGTGGTATGCGAGCCGGGAGAGGTGCACGAGACCCCCGCGGCGGAGGAGGACTTCGGGTTCCTTGTGCTCAAGGTCGACTACCGGGATGATGACACTGTCTGGCTGTGA
- a CDS encoding acetyl ornithine aminotransferase family protein → MGKHARIVVEPPGPKARALIEKDRRYIATATKAHPLAIREARGGTVTDVDGNTYIDFVAGVSVLNVGFQHPAVVKAVQEQAGRLFHYAGTDFYYDAQVELAQKLDEVTPGNYEKKVFFSNSGAESNEAAMKLARWHTGRKRFISFIGGFHGRTMGALSLTASKAVQQERYFPLVPGVEHIPYAYCYRCAYGMSPESCGMHCAKVLEEVYFPTFLPPEEVAALFVEPVQGEGGYIVPPKAFVPEISRICREHGILLVDDEVQAGMGRTGRMWVIEHSGVVPDVLCTAKSLGSGTPIAATVFPAPMDFGPAAHSNTYGGNLLACAASLATFKVIEGEGLVANAERMGAYLNKRLSELQEKFDAIGDVRGLGLMQAIELVKDRRTKEPASEFRDGVTDFCFRHGLVLLGAGRSAIRFVPPLSTDESVIDEGIDILASALRDAAR, encoded by the coding sequence ATGGGGAAGCACGCCAGGATCGTAGTCGAGCCTCCGGGGCCGAAGGCTCGCGCTCTTATAGAAAAGGACCGTCGCTACATCGCCACCGCCACCAAGGCCCACCCGCTGGCAATTCGTGAGGCCAGGGGAGGGACCGTCACCGACGTGGATGGCAACACCTACATAGACTTCGTCGCGGGGGTCTCTGTTCTCAACGTCGGCTTCCAGCACCCCGCGGTGGTCAAGGCGGTGCAGGAGCAGGCGGGCAGGCTGTTCCACTACGCTGGCACCGACTTCTACTATGACGCCCAAGTCGAGCTCGCCCAGAAGCTTGATGAGGTGACGCCCGGGAACTATGAGAAGAAAGTGTTCTTCAGCAACAGCGGGGCCGAGAGCAACGAGGCGGCCATGAAGCTGGCCCGCTGGCACACTGGGAGGAAGAGGTTCATCTCCTTCATCGGTGGCTTCCACGGCCGCACCATGGGCGCGCTGTCGCTGACGGCGAGCAAGGCCGTGCAGCAGGAGAGGTACTTTCCCCTGGTGCCGGGGGTCGAGCACATCCCCTACGCATACTGCTACCGCTGCGCCTACGGCATGAGCCCGGAGAGCTGCGGCATGCACTGCGCCAAGGTCCTGGAGGAAGTGTACTTCCCGACCTTCCTGCCGCCCGAAGAGGTGGCGGCGCTGTTCGTGGAGCCAGTGCAGGGGGAGGGCGGCTACATCGTGCCGCCCAAGGCGTTCGTGCCGGAGATATCGAGGATATGCCGGGAGCACGGCATCCTGCTGGTGGATGACGAGGTCCAGGCCGGAATGGGCCGCACCGGCAGGATGTGGGTGATCGAACATTCCGGGGTGGTGCCGGACGTATTGTGCACCGCCAAGTCCCTGGGCTCCGGCACTCCCATCGCGGCCACGGTGTTCCCCGCCCCCATGGACTTCGGGCCGGCGGCCCACTCCAACACCTATGGCGGAAACCTTCTCGCCTGTGCCGCCTCCCTCGCTACGTTCAAGGTCATCGAGGGCGAGGGCCTGGTAGCCAATGCGGAGAGGATGGGAGCTTACCTGAACAAGCGCCTGTCGGAGCTGCAAGAAAAGTTCGACGCGATTGGCGACGTGCGCGGCCTGGGGCTGATGCAAGCCATCGAGCTGGTGAAGGACCGCCGCACCAAGGAGCCGGCCTCCGAGTTCAGGGATGGGGTGACCGATTTCTGCTTCAGGCACGGGCTCGTCCTCCTCGGAGCGGGGCGATCAGCCATACGCTTCGTGCCTCCCCTGAGCACGGACGAGAGCGTAATCGACGAAGGGATTGATATCCTCGCCAGCGCATTGCGCGACGCCGCAAGGTGA
- a CDS encoding DUF7523 family protein: MKKEVQKESIAERTRVYIDAHPSVKDCISKDLINYSSLARLIMRDLNISNEEAVMIACRRYAVKLGRQDHENEILRVLRNSRLELKTKICIVTAKNDWTVLHRLEAIFKKLLNEKSIMQVIQGTQAITIIADEKLKAEVVNSVGPENVVKTRMNLVEISVKSPERISETSGVFAYLANNLADGGINVLESVSVFTDTIFIVDADDMMQAYSILSKCIESAEKMNPED, translated from the coding sequence ATGAAAAAGGAAGTGCAGAAGGAGAGCATAGCTGAGAGGACCAGGGTGTACATTGACGCGCACCCTAGCGTCAAGGATTGCATTTCCAAGGATCTCATAAACTATTCTTCATTGGCCCGGCTCATAATGAGAGACCTCAACATATCCAATGAGGAGGCCGTCATGATCGCCTGCCGCCGCTACGCCGTGAAGCTGGGGAGGCAGGACCATGAGAACGAGATCCTCCGCGTGCTGCGAAACTCCCGCCTGGAGCTGAAGACCAAGATCTGCATTGTCACCGCCAAGAACGACTGGACGGTCCTGCACCGGCTGGAGGCCATCTTCAAGAAGCTCCTCAACGAGAAGTCGATCATGCAGGTGATCCAGGGTACCCAGGCCATCACCATCATCGCCGATGAGAAGCTGAAGGCCGAGGTGGTGAACTCGGTGGGGCCGGAGAACGTGGTCAAGACTCGTATGAACTTAGTGGAGATCTCGGTGAAATCGCCGGAGCGCATCAGTGAGACCAGCGGCGTGTTCGCGTACCTGGCCAACAACCTCGCCGACGGGGGCATCAATGTCCTGGAGTCGGTCAGCGTGTTCACCGACACCATCTTCATCGTCGACGCCGACGACATGATGCAGGCGTACTCCATCCTGTCGAAGTGCATCGAGTCCGCGGAAAAGATGAACCCGGAAGATTGA
- a CDS encoding aspartate aminotransferase family protein: MNIEQVKELDKQYLFQNYARQQVCFDRGEKEFLYDLEGKRYIDLVAGIAVVSLGYSHLAVVRTVCEQAQKLMHASNLYLNREQALAAESIASIAPAPLSATLFVNSGAEANEAALKLAVKHTGRTRLVSTNNSFHGRIAASLSATGQPKYQHGFEPLLSKAFDFVDYGDVEALKGAVTKDTAAFICEPIQGEGGVIPAGEEFFRTARDVCDEKGALFIVDEVQTGMGRTGKWFGFQHYGVVPDIVSLAKALGNGVPIGACLTSREIASTFTPGTHGTTFGGNQLACAVARTVIETMKAERIPDRAADIGGKWMRELSSIASGSDVVKEVRGKGFIIGMEMGDEAKRLQELAFRSGILVNVCAGRVVRLIPPLIVSERSLREFNGIFKSFLASSAKG; this comes from the coding sequence ATGAATATCGAACAAGTCAAGGAACTGGACAAGCAATACCTGTTCCAGAACTACGCGCGCCAGCAGGTGTGCTTCGATCGCGGCGAGAAGGAGTTCCTCTACGACCTCGAAGGCAAGAGGTACATCGACCTGGTAGCGGGCATCGCCGTCGTTTCGCTCGGCTACTCCCACCTCGCGGTGGTGAGGACCGTCTGCGAGCAGGCCCAGAAGCTCATGCATGCCTCGAACCTGTACCTGAACAGGGAGCAGGCTTTGGCGGCCGAATCTATCGCCTCCATCGCCCCGGCGCCCCTGAGTGCCACGCTTTTCGTCAACAGCGGGGCAGAGGCCAACGAGGCCGCGCTGAAGCTTGCGGTCAAGCATACCGGGCGCACCCGCCTGGTATCGACCAACAACTCCTTCCACGGCCGCATCGCCGCGTCGCTGTCGGCCACCGGCCAGCCGAAGTACCAGCATGGCTTCGAGCCCCTGCTCTCCAAGGCCTTCGACTTCGTCGACTACGGCGACGTCGAGGCCCTCAAGGGCGCGGTGACCAAGGACACCGCGGCGTTCATCTGCGAGCCGATCCAGGGCGAGGGAGGGGTGATCCCCGCCGGCGAGGAGTTCTTCCGCACCGCCCGGGACGTGTGCGACGAGAAGGGCGCCCTGTTCATAGTGGACGAGGTCCAGACCGGGATGGGGCGGACGGGCAAGTGGTTCGGCTTCCAGCATTACGGCGTGGTGCCGGACATAGTGAGCCTGGCCAAGGCCCTGGGGAACGGGGTCCCCATCGGGGCGTGCCTGACCTCCCGGGAGATAGCGTCGACCTTCACTCCCGGAACGCACGGCACCACCTTCGGAGGGAACCAGCTCGCCTGCGCGGTGGCCAGGACGGTCATCGAGACCATGAAGGCCGAGAGGATCCCCGACCGGGCCGCCGACATCGGCGGAAAGTGGATGCGGGAGCTGAGCTCCATCGCCTCGGGGTCCGACGTCGTGAAGGAGGTCCGCGGGAAGGGGTTCATCATCGGAATGGAGATGGGCGACGAGGCCAAGAGGCTGCAGGAGCTGGCGTTCCGGAGCGGCATCCTGGTCAACGTCTGCGCTGGCAGGGTGGTCCGCCTGATCCCGCCGCTCATCGTGAGCGAGCGGTCCCTCCGGGAGTTCAACGGCATCTTCAAGAGCTTCCTGGCCTCCTCGGCCAAGGGTTGA
- the argB gene encoding acetylglutamate kinase, whose product MNASSSTGKRILIKFGGNALSGEGDLKRFSEDIARLLRSGVWPIIVHGGGPEISQEMERRGLKVKKVSGLRVTDDAALQVAAEVLARINSEIVASLKGEGVDAVGMCGCDSRAVVAAKMPPVAAKDEGGRDIKVDLDRVGEVSRVDRSVLEPLVASGKVPVIFPICAGEDGGRLNVNADTVAASVARAVGADEMILVTDVPGILKGGEGGREVIPSLTLSEVDELIAGGVITGGMIPKVEACRAALGSGVSAVLMLNGKEPHSMVRKMIQHEKIGTEITVE is encoded by the coding sequence ATGAACGCGTCGAGTTCCACGGGCAAGCGCATCCTCATCAAGTTCGGAGGGAACGCGCTGAGCGGCGAGGGCGACCTGAAGCGCTTCAGCGAGGACATCGCCCGGCTCCTGCGCTCCGGCGTCTGGCCGATCATAGTGCACGGCGGGGGGCCGGAGATCAGTCAGGAGATGGAGAGGCGCGGCCTCAAGGTGAAGAAGGTCTCCGGGCTGCGCGTCACCGACGACGCCGCGCTGCAGGTGGCCGCTGAGGTACTGGCCCGCATCAACTCCGAGATAGTCGCGTCGCTGAAGGGCGAGGGAGTGGATGCCGTGGGCATGTGCGGCTGCGACTCCCGCGCGGTGGTGGCGGCGAAGATGCCGCCGGTGGCGGCCAAGGACGAGGGCGGCAGGGACATCAAGGTCGACCTGGACCGCGTGGGCGAGGTGTCCCGGGTGGACCGCTCGGTCCTGGAGCCCCTGGTGGCGTCGGGGAAGGTGCCGGTCATCTTTCCCATATGCGCCGGCGAGGATGGCGGCAGGCTCAATGTAAACGCCGACACTGTAGCGGCCAGCGTGGCCAGGGCGGTCGGCGCGGACGAGATGATATTGGTGACCGACGTGCCGGGCATACTGAAAGGGGGCGAGGGGGGCAGGGAGGTCATCCCGTCCCTTACCCTGTCCGAGGTGGACGAGCTCATCGCGGGGGGCGTCATCACCGGGGGCATGATCCCCAAGGTGGAAGCGTGCCGCGCCGCCCTCGGCAGCGGCGTCAGCGCCGTGCTCATGCTGAACGGGAAGGAGCCGCACTCCATGGTGAGGAAGATGATCCAGCACGAGAAGATCGGCACCGAGATAACGGTCGAGTGA
- the argJ gene encoding bifunctional ornithine acetyltransferase/N-acetylglutamate synthase, with product MEIIDGGVTTPKGFKASGVHCGIKKERLDLAMIYSERPAFSACAYTQNKMRAAPIELMMKRSSPKLQAFVINSGNANAITGPQGMKDAIAMSEIAGKALGLEPEMVGVSSTGVIGRFLPMEKLAAGINASPAEMGRGRDYDHKAAQAILTTDKVIKEAACQVTLKDGTVVTIAGMAKGSGMISPSMKTQHATTLSFITTDAVLTKPPLYKFQDCINKSFNMINVDGDQSTNDISVLMANGAAGGRAVDDDHEFWKGVLYVLQSLAKMVVIDGEGATKLIELHVSGAKTDKEARTTGRWIISSSLVKTAIFGADPNFGRVLAALGNSGSEFDIDKVRLTIGSAGQEVILFEGGVPQVKPCSEAEVTARRLLSQPRITMSLELGVGNGYAEAWGCDLTYEYVKINAEYTT from the coding sequence ATGGAAATAATCGATGGCGGAGTAACAACTCCCAAGGGTTTCAAGGCGTCTGGAGTTCACTGCGGCATAAAGAAGGAGCGGCTGGACCTGGCTATGATCTATTCGGAAAGGCCGGCCTTTTCCGCCTGCGCGTACACCCAGAACAAGATGCGGGCGGCGCCCATCGAACTGATGATGAAGCGGTCCAGCCCCAAGCTGCAGGCCTTCGTGATCAACAGCGGCAATGCCAATGCCATCACCGGCCCCCAGGGCATGAAGGACGCCATCGCCATGTCCGAGATCGCCGGCAAGGCGCTTGGCCTGGAGCCTGAGATGGTGGGCGTATCGTCCACCGGGGTCATAGGGCGCTTCCTGCCCATGGAGAAGCTCGCGGCCGGGATCAACGCATCGCCGGCCGAGATGGGGCGCGGGCGGGACTACGATCACAAGGCCGCGCAAGCCATCCTCACCACCGACAAGGTCATCAAGGAGGCTGCCTGCCAGGTAACGCTCAAGGACGGGACCGTGGTCACCATCGCCGGCATGGCCAAGGGTTCCGGCATGATCTCGCCGTCCATGAAGACCCAGCACGCCACCACCTTGAGCTTCATCACCACCGACGCGGTGCTGACCAAGCCGCCGCTGTACAAGTTCCAGGATTGCATCAACAAGAGCTTCAACATGATCAACGTGGACGGGGACCAGAGCACCAACGACATCTCCGTGCTGATGGCCAACGGGGCCGCCGGCGGAAGGGCCGTGGATGACGATCACGAGTTCTGGAAAGGGGTCCTGTACGTCCTGCAGTCCTTGGCCAAGATGGTGGTCATCGATGGGGAGGGCGCCACGAAGCTCATCGAGCTGCACGTCTCCGGTGCCAAGACCGACAAGGAAGCGAGGACCACCGGCCGGTGGATCATCTCGTCCAGTCTGGTCAAGACCGCCATCTTCGGCGCCGATCCCAACTTCGGGAGGGTGCTCGCGGCGCTGGGCAACTCCGGCAGCGAGTTCGATATCGACAAGGTCAGGCTGACCATCGGCAGCGCAGGACAGGAGGTCATCCTCTTCGAGGGGGGCGTCCCCCAGGTCAAGCCGTGCTCCGAGGCCGAGGTCACCGCCCGCAGGCTCCTGTCGCAGCCCCGCATCACCATGTCCCTGGAACTGGGCGTGGGGAACGGGTACGCTGAGGCATGGGGCTGCGATCTCACCTACGAGTACGTGAAGATCAACGCCGAGTACACCACCTAA
- the argC gene encoding N-acetyl-gamma-glutamyl-phosphate reductase produces the protein MIKAAIVGGSGYTGSELARILCRHPEISLEAVTSRQNAGTPVSKILPFLKGFTDLTFEAQLADGADYDVVFAATPHGASMAVIPSLMKSGTRVIDLSGDYRLRDPQTYEKWYGHPHTDLPGLGKAVYGMAELFKDDIANARLVANPGCYPTCSVLSLAPLMASGLAEGKVIVDAKSGTSGAGQEPSKRLHHPACGASVTPYSIGAHRHTPEIKMVLERVRGVPTEVVFTPHLLPIVRGMLTTSYVSVKEGTTAEDVDKAYSDFYSGRRFVRPSVAPAIPATTGSNFCEIGHQLVGENTVVAMGALDNLVKGGAGQAVQNANIMFKLDEAMGLDYPGLGV, from the coding sequence ATGATAAAGGCCGCGATCGTTGGAGGTTCCGGGTACACCGGTAGCGAGCTGGCACGCATTCTCTGCCGGCACCCCGAGATATCGCTGGAGGCTGTCACCTCCAGGCAGAACGCCGGTACGCCGGTGTCGAAGATACTCCCCTTCCTGAAAGGCTTCACCGACCTCACCTTCGAGGCCCAGCTGGCCGACGGTGCGGACTACGACGTGGTGTTCGCCGCCACGCCCCACGGGGCGTCCATGGCGGTAATCCCATCCCTCATGAAGAGCGGGACCAGGGTCATCGATCTCAGCGGCGACTACCGCCTCCGGGACCCCCAGACCTACGAGAAATGGTACGGGCACCCCCATACCGACCTCCCCGGGCTGGGGAAGGCGGTTTACGGCATGGCCGAGCTGTTCAAAGACGACATCGCCAACGCCCGGCTGGTGGCCAACCCCGGCTGCTACCCCACCTGCTCGGTGCTGTCCCTCGCGCCGTTGATGGCCTCGGGACTGGCCGAGGGCAAGGTCATCGTGGACGCCAAGAGCGGAACGTCCGGCGCGGGGCAGGAGCCGTCCAAGAGGCTCCACCATCCCGCCTGCGGCGCGTCCGTCACCCCATACAGCATCGGCGCGCACCGCCACACTCCCGAGATCAAGATGGTCCTGGAACGGGTGCGCGGCGTTCCCACCGAGGTCGTGTTCACTCCTCACTTGCTGCCGATCGTGCGCGGCATGCTCACCACCAGCTACGTCTCGGTCAAGGAGGGCACCACCGCCGAAGACGTGGACAAGGCATACTCTGATTTCTATTCCGGCCGCAGGTTCGTCCGCCCCTCCGTCGCTCCGGCGATCCCCGCCACCACGGGGTCGAACTTCTGCGAGATAGGGCATCAGCTGGTGGGGGAGAACACCGTCGTGGCGATGGGCGCCCTCGACAACCTGGTCAAGGGCGGTGCCGGCCAGGCCGTGCAGAACGCGAACATAATGTTCAAATTGGATGAGGCCATGGGGCTCGACTATCCCGGTCTGGGGGTATGA
- a CDS encoding argininosuccinate synthase gives MQSSNKKGKSSSSTKNKIVLAYSGGLDTSVAIKWLEDKYGLEVVAVSIDVGQPGDMKANMERAKGIGAVSAYALDAKEVFAEEYCWPALKANALYQGVYPLSTSIARPLIAKLLVDVARKEGASHIAHGCTAKGNDQVRFDVSIGALAPDLKIIAPMREWVMTREEEIDYAKENGIPIPVKKACPYSTDENLWGRSCECGVIEDASKEPPEDSHEWTVSPLKAPNKPTYVEIGFEKGVPVSLDGKKLPSVELIVRLNKLAGGNGVGRIDHVEDRLVGIKSRETYECPAAVVLIKAHQALEGMVLTRDTLSYKKGVEQRFAEMSYDGLWFSPLVEALNAFVDKTQEYVTGTIRVKLYKGSAEVVGRESPYSLYNEGLATYAKGDEFDHTSAKGFIYVWGLPLKTVAAAHRSKVKIVEAPAKKKVAAAKTAVKKAKK, from the coding sequence ATGCAGTCCAGCAACAAGAAGGGTAAGAGTTCAAGCTCCACCAAGAACAAGATCGTCCTGGCGTACTCCGGCGGCCTGGACACCTCTGTGGCCATAAAGTGGCTGGAGGACAAGTACGGCCTTGAGGTCGTGGCCGTGTCCATAGACGTCGGCCAGCCCGGGGATATGAAGGCGAACATGGAGAGGGCCAAGGGGATCGGCGCGGTGTCCGCGTACGCCCTGGACGCCAAGGAGGTGTTCGCCGAGGAGTACTGCTGGCCGGCCCTGAAGGCCAACGCCCTGTACCAGGGAGTGTATCCCCTGTCCACCTCCATTGCCCGGCCGCTCATCGCCAAGCTGCTGGTGGATGTCGCCAGGAAGGAAGGCGCGTCCCATATCGCCCACGGCTGCACCGCCAAGGGGAACGATCAGGTGCGTTTCGACGTCTCCATCGGCGCCCTCGCCCCGGACCTCAAGATAATCGCCCCCATGAGGGAGTGGGTCATGACCCGCGAGGAGGAGATCGACTACGCCAAGGAGAACGGCATTCCCATCCCCGTGAAGAAGGCGTGCCCGTACTCCACCGACGAGAACCTGTGGGGCCGCAGCTGCGAGTGCGGCGTGATCGAGGACGCTTCCAAGGAGCCTCCCGAGGACTCCCACGAGTGGACGGTGTCCCCGCTGAAGGCGCCCAACAAGCCCACCTACGTCGAGATAGGGTTCGAGAAGGGCGTCCCCGTCTCCCTGGACGGCAAGAAGCTCCCGTCCGTTGAGCTGATCGTCCGCCTCAACAAGCTGGCCGGCGGGAACGGGGTGGGCCGCATCGACCACGTGGAGGACCGCCTGGTCGGCATCAAGTCCCGCGAGACCTATGAGTGCCCCGCCGCCGTCGTTCTAATCAAGGCCCACCAGGCCCTGGAGGGAATGGTGCTGACCAGGGACACGCTTTCCTACAAGAAGGGCGTGGAGCAGCGCTTCGCCGAGATGTCGTACGACGGCCTATGGTTCTCCCCGCTCGTGGAGGCGCTGAACGCCTTCGTGGACAAGACCCAGGAGTACGTCACCGGCACCATCAGGGTGAAGCTGTACAAGGGCAGCGCCGAGGTGGTGGGACGCGAGTCGCCGTACTCGCTGTACAACGAGGGCCTGGCCACCTACGCCAAGGGTGACGAGTTCGACCACACCTCTGCCAAGGGCTTCATCTACGTGTGGGGCCTGCCCCTGAAGACCGTGGCCGCCGCCCACAGGTCCAAGGTGAAGATCGTGGAGGCGCCAGCGAAGAAGAAGGTCGCCGCCGCCAAGACCGCCGTCAAGAAGGCCAAGAAGTAA